The Ralstonia sp. RRA DNA segment GTCATCTATGACGAACACCCGCCGTTATCACCAACTCGCTGCCGCCGCATTCATGGTGGTGGCGCTTGCAGCCTGCGGCAACAAGCAGGCACAAGGGCCGGGCGGCGCCGGCATGCCGCCGACCGAAGTCGGCGTTGTGACCGTGCAGCCGCACGCTGTCGGTCTGACCAGCGAATTGCCGGGTCGCCTGGAAGCCACACGTGTGGCCCAGGTGCGCGCGCGGGTCGCGGGCATTGTGCTCAAGCGTTCGTACGCTGAAGGCAGCGACGTCAAGGCTGGGCAGCAGCTGTTCCAGATCGACCCGGCGCAGTACCAGGCCTCGCTCGACAGCGCGAAAGCGCAACTGGCGCGCTCCGAAGCCACGCAAACGCAGGCGCAACTGAAAGCCGAGCGCTACAAGCCGCTGGTCGCCACCAACGCCATCAGCAAGCAGGATTACGACGATGCGACGGCCGCCGCCAAGCAGGCCACCGCTGATGTGGCCGCTGCTCGCGCTGCCGTGGAAACCGCCAAGCTGAACGTCGGGTACGCCAGCGTGACCTCGCCGATCGCCGGCCGTGCTGGCCTGGCGCAGATCACCGAAGGCGCACTGGTTGGCCAAGGTGAGGCAACGCTGCTGACCACCGTGCAGCAGATCGACCCGATCTACCTGACCTTCACGCAGTCGAGCACCGAAGTGCTGCGCCTGCAGGAAGCGCTCAAGGCCGGCAAGCTGGCCAAGGCCGGCGGCGATGCCGCCAAGGTCACGCTCGTGACGGAAGACGGCCGCGCCTATGCGCAACCCGGCAAGCTGTACTTCTCTGACCTGACGGTGGACCCGGCCACGGGCACGATCACGCTGCGCGCGATTGTTCCGAACGCCGACCGCACGCTGCTGCCGGGCATGTACGTGCGTGCCCGTCTGGAGCAAGCCGTGGACGAGCAAGCCATCACGGTGCCGCAACAGGCTGTGACGCGTAGCCCCGACGGCGCCTCAGTCATGATCGTGGACGCCGAGGGCAAGGTGGCGGTACGCCCGGTTCAGGCAGATCGCTCGACCGGTACGGAGTGGATCGTCTCCAGCGGCCTGAAGGCAGGCGACAAGGTCATCGTCGACGGCCTGCAGAAGGTTCGCCCGGGCGCGCCGGTGAAGGCCGTGCCGTGGCAACCGGGCGCGGCCCCGGGTCAGCACGGCCAACCCGGTCAGGGTCAGGGTGGCGGAGCCGCCCAGGCAAGCGCCCCAGCAGCAAGCGCCCCCGCTGCCAGCGCACCGGCAGCCAAGCAGTAAACAAGGAGCCATCGCATGGCAAAGTTTTTCATCGATCGCCCGGTCTTTGCCTGGGTGCTCGCGCTGTTCATCATCCTGGCTGGGGCGATTTCGATCACCCAACTGCCGATCTCGCAGTACCCGACCATTGCGCCGCCGTCAGTCATCATCACGGCAACGTACCCGGGTGCGAACGCGAAGACGCTGGACGAATCCGTCACCAGCATCATCGAGCAGGAAATGAACGGCGCGGATGGCCTGCTCTATATGGAGTCGGTCAGCCAGGGCGGTAACGGCCAGGCAACCATCACCGTGACGTTCAAGGCCGGTACGGACCCTGCGCTGGCGCAGGTGGACGTGCAGAACCGCCTCAAGCGCGTGGAAGCGCGTCTGCCTTCGCAGGTGACGCAGCAAGGCGTGCAGGTCGACAAGGCCCGCTCGAACTTCCTGCTGTTCGCCACGCTGGCGTCCACCGACGGCAAGATGGACCCGGTGGCGC contains these protein-coding regions:
- a CDS encoding efflux RND transporter periplasmic adaptor subunit — translated: MTNTRRYHQLAAAAFMVVALAACGNKQAQGPGGAGMPPTEVGVVTVQPHAVGLTSELPGRLEATRVAQVRARVAGIVLKRSYAEGSDVKAGQQLFQIDPAQYQASLDSAKAQLARSEATQTQAQLKAERYKPLVATNAISKQDYDDATAAAKQATADVAAARAAVETAKLNVGYASVTSPIAGRAGLAQITEGALVGQGEATLLTTVQQIDPIYLTFTQSSTEVLRLQEALKAGKLAKAGGDAAKVTLVTEDGRAYAQPGKLYFSDLTVDPATGTITLRAIVPNADRTLLPGMYVRARLEQAVDEQAITVPQQAVTRSPDGASVMIVDAEGKVAVRPVQADRSTGTEWIVSSGLKAGDKVIVDGLQKVRPGAPVKAVPWQPGAAPGQHGQPGQGQGGGAAQASAPAASAPAASAPAAKQ